The following are encoded in a window of Algiphilus aromaticivorans DG1253 genomic DNA:
- a CDS encoding fatty acid desaturase family protein, producing MSIYDTLSPKDFEAIGAEFDAIREDVLADLGSRDADYIRGIIKRQRQLEIGGRAMMMLPPTWLAGIGALSASKILDNMEIGHNIMHGQYDWMNDPAVSSRHFDWDTANSAEQWKRTHNYEHHTFTNVVGRDHDVGYGLLRMSEDQPWEPRFLFNAPLAVILHLFFQHFVAIQNLKLEDYLVYKTKTRAELREEFRPMWKKMRKQLAKDYALFPALAGPLAPLVFVGNVAANATRNVWACAVIFNGHFPEQVEQFDESVVDNETRGHWYVRQLLGSANFEGSKLMHIMSGNLSHQIEHHLFPDLPAHRYAEIAPRVRAVCEQYGLPYNTGSFWKQTASTWKRILRMSLPSKRQPEAAPQQPATTEARLAA from the coding sequence ATGAGTATCTACGACACCCTGAGCCCCAAGGACTTTGAAGCCATCGGCGCCGAGTTCGACGCCATCCGCGAGGATGTGCTCGCCGATCTGGGCAGCCGCGACGCGGACTACATCCGCGGCATCATCAAGCGCCAGCGCCAGCTGGAGATCGGCGGTCGCGCGATGATGATGCTGCCGCCGACCTGGTTGGCGGGCATCGGCGCGCTGTCGGCCTCCAAGATTCTCGACAACATGGAGATCGGCCACAACATCATGCACGGCCAGTACGACTGGATGAACGATCCGGCCGTCTCCTCGCGCCACTTCGACTGGGACACCGCCAACAGCGCGGAACAGTGGAAGCGTACGCACAACTACGAGCACCACACCTTCACCAACGTCGTCGGCCGTGACCACGACGTCGGCTACGGCCTGCTGCGCATGTCCGAGGACCAGCCCTGGGAGCCGCGCTTTCTTTTCAATGCTCCGCTGGCGGTGATCCTGCACCTCTTCTTCCAACACTTCGTGGCCATCCAGAACCTCAAGCTTGAGGACTACCTGGTCTACAAGACGAAGACCCGCGCCGAGCTGCGCGAGGAATTCCGGCCGATGTGGAAGAAGATGCGCAAGCAGCTGGCCAAGGACTACGCGCTGTTCCCGGCGCTGGCCGGTCCGCTGGCGCCGCTGGTCTTCGTCGGCAACGTCGCGGCCAACGCCACGCGCAACGTCTGGGCCTGCGCGGTCATCTTCAACGGGCATTTCCCGGAGCAGGTCGAGCAGTTCGACGAATCGGTGGTCGACAACGAGACGCGCGGGCACTGGTACGTGCGTCAGCTGCTCGGCTCGGCCAACTTCGAGGGCAGCAAGCTCATGCACATCATGAGCGGCAACCTCAGCCACCAGATCGAGCACCATCTCTTCCCGGACCTGCCGGCACATCGCTACGCCGAGATCGCGCCGCGCGTGCGGGCGGTTTGCGAGCAGTATGGCCTGCCCTACAACACCGGCAGCTTCTGGAAGCAGACGGCCTCGACCTGGAAGCGCATCCTGCGCATGTCGCTGCCCAGCAAGCGCCAGCCGGAAGCCGCGCCGCAGCAGCCGGCAACGACCGAGGCCCGCCTGGCCGCCTGA
- a CDS encoding oxidoreductase-like domain-containing protein produces the protein MSEKEPELPPPPIKPDSSECCKSDCSPCILEQYEDELDRWKQEVARIRARHAADDQSS, from the coding sequence ATGAGCGAGAAAGAGCCCGAGCTTCCACCGCCACCGATCAAGCCGGACAGCAGCGAATGCTGCAAGTCCGACTGCAGCCCCTGCATCCTGGAGCAGTACGAGGACGAGTTAGACCGCTGGAAGCAGGAAGTCGCCCGCATCAGGGCGCGCCACGCTGCCGACGATCAGTCGTCGTAG
- a CDS encoding EAL domain-containing protein: MKPQQNFRDMGCRECLKGADLGFDFAMAFQPIVDMQRREVFAQEALVRGLNGESAGSVFAHVNDANRYRFDQCCRVKAVQLAAELDIRSLLSINFMPNAVYVPERCIRTTLDAADAYGFPIERIMFEITEAERVDDVPHLREIVTHYKKRGFTTAIDDFGAGYAGLNLLAEVHTDLIKLDMALVRGIDADTTRQAIVRGILQVCRDLGIRVIAEGIETREELRTLRGFGIELFQGFYFAKAAFRSLAELPEGIYDD; this comes from the coding sequence ATGAAACCACAGCAGAACTTCCGTGATATGGGCTGCCGCGAGTGCCTGAAGGGCGCTGACCTCGGCTTCGATTTTGCCATGGCCTTTCAGCCCATCGTCGATATGCAGCGACGCGAAGTCTTCGCGCAAGAGGCCCTTGTGCGCGGGCTGAATGGCGAGTCCGCAGGCAGCGTCTTTGCCCATGTCAACGACGCCAATCGCTACCGATTCGATCAGTGCTGCCGGGTCAAGGCCGTGCAGCTGGCCGCCGAGCTGGATATTCGCTCGCTGCTCAGCATCAACTTCATGCCCAATGCCGTCTACGTGCCGGAGCGCTGCATCCGCACCACGCTGGACGCGGCGGATGCCTACGGCTTTCCGATCGAGCGCATCATGTTCGAGATCACCGAAGCCGAGCGCGTCGACGATGTTCCGCATCTGCGCGAGATCGTCACGCACTACAAGAAGCGCGGCTTCACGACCGCCATCGACGATTTCGGCGCCGGCTACGCCGGGTTGAATCTGCTCGCCGAGGTGCACACCGATCTGATCAAGCTGGATATGGCCTTGGTCCGCGGCATCGATGCCGATACGACGCGGCAGGCCATCGTGCGGGGCATCCTGCAGGTTTGCCGTGACCTCGGCATCCGGGTGATTGCCGAAGGCATCGAGACGCGCGAGGAGCTGCGCACGCTGCGCGGCTTCGGCATCGAGCTCTTCCAGGGCTTCTACTTCGCGAAGGCCGCATTCCGCTCGCTGGCGGAGTTGCCTGAGGGCATCTACGACGACTGA
- a CDS encoding NUDIX hydrolase — protein MAEPQSSTAAFRMSDTTAATRDAATLVLLREGDDGPEVLLLERHLRSDFAGGALVFPGGTVDAPDRALAPERWSGREPSAWQGLLGADSPEAALGLMVAAIRESFEEANILLARRRGQPITDAELASASFVEARRRLSSREERFDWREWLAAEELVLDLGALAPWAWWVTPKGPHKRFDTRFFVASLPADQSGRCDDVETTALRWISPEQALAAQRKGEATVIFPTRRNLAALARYDSAAAIWRTADAGDSDMRRIEPEVVMVDDEPRVLHPDDNDPEAV, from the coding sequence TTGGCTGAACCACAGAGCAGCACCGCCGCCTTCCGCATGAGCGACACCACCGCAGCCACCCGCGACGCAGCCACGCTGGTGCTGCTGCGCGAGGGTGACGACGGCCCCGAAGTACTGCTGCTCGAGCGACACCTGCGCTCGGATTTCGCCGGCGGCGCGCTGGTTTTTCCCGGCGGAACCGTCGATGCACCCGACCGCGCGTTGGCACCGGAACGCTGGAGTGGCCGCGAACCTTCCGCCTGGCAGGGGCTGCTCGGCGCCGACAGCCCGGAGGCGGCTCTGGGATTGATGGTGGCTGCCATCCGCGAAAGCTTCGAGGAAGCCAACATCCTGCTCGCGCGGCGCCGCGGCCAGCCGATCACCGACGCGGAACTGGCCAGCGCCTCCTTCGTAGAAGCGCGACGCCGTCTGAGCAGCCGCGAGGAGCGCTTCGACTGGCGCGAGTGGCTGGCCGCCGAAGAGCTGGTGCTCGACCTCGGGGCACTGGCGCCGTGGGCCTGGTGGGTGACACCGAAGGGGCCGCACAAGCGCTTCGACACACGCTTCTTCGTGGCCTCGCTGCCCGCGGACCAGTCAGGGCGCTGCGACGACGTCGAGACGACGGCGCTGCGCTGGATTTCTCCCGAGCAGGCGCTGGCCGCACAGCGCAAGGGTGAGGCCACGGTCATCTTTCCGACGCGGCGCAATCTGGCCGCGCTGGCCCGCTACGACAGCGCCGCGGCAATCTGGCGCACGGCCGACGCCGGCGACAGCGATATGCGCCGCATCGAGCCGGAGGTCGTCATGGTCGACGACGAGCCGCGCGTGCTGCACCCCGACGACAACGACCCCGAAGCCGTCTGA
- a CDS encoding acyl-CoA-binding protein, with protein sequence MSNLETRFREAVEEVRNAPSDGPYKPSNDDKLRMYALYRQATDGDVQGKRPGMLNVIERAKYNAWAAMQGTPRDEAMQRYVDEVEAVRKQYG encoded by the coding sequence GTGAGCAATCTGGAAACGCGATTCCGGGAGGCCGTCGAGGAGGTACGCAACGCGCCCAGCGACGGCCCCTACAAGCCGAGCAACGACGACAAGCTGCGCATGTACGCGCTCTACCGTCAGGCCACCGATGGCGACGTGCAGGGCAAGCGCCCCGGCATGCTCAATGTCATCGAGCGCGCTAAGTACAACGCCTGGGCGGCGATGCAGGGCACGCCGCGCGACGAAGCGATGCAGCGCTACGTCGACGAAGTCGAGGCCGTGCGCAAGCAATACGGCTGA
- a CDS encoding alpha/beta fold hydrolase produces the protein MSIDIASNTPLRAVPEDYAPPGAERWFTIPDGLDAGKQLFYYDHVIGDGTPEATVLFVHGNPECSYTYRFVRDALITEGAPLRLVAPDHIGFGISDQADFEMVDMHHAANLMQLVRHLDLRNIVLVVHDWGGPIGVGALAEEPERVRGLVVLNSTIFPMPPDGATYANWPWRFLPWCRTPHVVPDRAWGGIAGCVLAHGNPGPLAGLYGRMLTYQARFALGVPASDPATRVFSEALRSRANARSSKRNVLQTPYWGHGYSYDDPRHGRQDNHAFYRRMQQTVPAAWGPKGAGIPAAGIFGAWDPCAKKSVIQQWHEALPQMVARTTVHPDIGHFVEEHKGPEIARAVMAVADAKA, from the coding sequence ATGAGCATCGATATCGCCAGCAACACGCCGCTACGTGCGGTCCCTGAGGACTACGCGCCGCCCGGCGCCGAGCGCTGGTTTACGATTCCCGACGGCTTGGATGCCGGCAAGCAGCTCTTCTACTACGACCACGTCATTGGCGATGGCACGCCGGAGGCGACCGTGCTCTTCGTGCACGGCAATCCGGAGTGCTCCTACACCTATCGTTTCGTGCGCGATGCCCTGATCACCGAAGGCGCACCGCTGCGGCTGGTTGCGCCGGATCACATCGGCTTCGGCATCTCCGACCAGGCCGATTTCGAGATGGTCGACATGCATCACGCCGCCAACCTGATGCAGCTCGTGCGTCATCTCGATCTCCGCAACATCGTGCTGGTCGTGCACGACTGGGGCGGGCCCATCGGCGTTGGTGCGCTCGCCGAGGAGCCCGAGCGCGTGCGCGGCCTGGTCGTGCTCAACAGCACGATCTTTCCGATGCCTCCCGATGGCGCCACCTACGCCAACTGGCCGTGGCGCTTCCTGCCGTGGTGCCGCACGCCGCATGTGGTGCCCGACCGCGCCTGGGGCGGTATAGCGGGCTGCGTGCTGGCGCACGGCAATCCCGGGCCACTCGCCGGCCTCTATGGGCGCATGCTCACCTACCAGGCGCGCTTCGCGCTGGGCGTTCCGGCGTCGGACCCCGCCACCCGCGTGTTCTCGGAGGCGTTACGCAGTCGCGCCAACGCGCGCAGCTCCAAGCGCAACGTGCTGCAGACCCCTTACTGGGGGCACGGTTATAGCTATGACGATCCGCGCCACGGGCGGCAGGACAACCACGCCTTCTATCGGCGCATGCAGCAGACCGTGCCGGCGGCCTGGGGCCCGAAGGGAGCAGGGATTCCGGCCGCCGGCATTTTTGGTGCCTGGGACCCCTGCGCCAAGAAATCCGTAATCCAGCAGTGGCACGAGGCGCTGCCGCAGATGGTGGCGCGTACGACGGTCCACCCGGACATCGGCCACTTCGTCGAGGAGCACAAGGGGCCGGAGATCGCGCGCGCGGTGATGGCAGTCGCCGACGCAAAAGCCTGA
- the styC gene encoding styrene-oxide isomerase StyC, which yields MDQRQRRMVGHGAVVTLIALLAGFGLLIRLIGGVELFPGYIVEFQITGDSAAWARAHSGGLLNGLLVFAGALLLYAMRLPERTAFHLSWMFVGTGYANTIFYWGGLLAPTRALTFGDNRFGETNLAGAIGLVPAFVFAFVAIAAMVILIWHAFGNASEH from the coding sequence ATGGATCAACGCCAGCGAAGAATGGTCGGGCACGGGGCGGTCGTCACTCTCATTGCCCTCTTGGCGGGATTCGGGCTGCTCATCCGCCTGATCGGCGGCGTCGAACTATTCCCCGGCTACATCGTGGAATTTCAGATCACCGGTGACAGCGCCGCCTGGGCGCGCGCCCACTCCGGTGGCCTGTTGAACGGCCTGCTCGTCTTCGCCGGTGCCCTGCTCCTCTACGCCATGCGTCTGCCCGAGCGCACGGCCTTCCACCTGTCCTGGATGTTCGTCGGCACCGGCTATGCCAATACGATCTTCTACTGGGGCGGGCTGCTCGCGCCCACGCGCGCGCTGACTTTCGGCGACAACCGCTTCGGCGAAACCAATCTCGCCGGAGCGATCGGCCTGGTACCGGCCTTCGTCTTTGCTTTCGTGGCGATTGCGGCGATGGTGATCCTGATATGGCACGCCTTCGGCAACGCGAGTGAGCACTGA
- a CDS encoding NAD(P)/FAD-dependent oxidoreductase — MRRQEDITDYLIVGAGAMGMAFADVVFSERPDAQITIVDRRAKPGGHWNDAYPFVALHQPAAFYGVTSARLGAGGADLASHAQILAYYEQVMNRFLASGRVRFLPMCEHRGGGRVVSTVDDSFTVDFTVRERTVNASYMNVAVPATHGPRYEVDPEVPLVPPNGLAHIGRAWRRYVVIGAGKTGIDAILFLLDHGVEPERIHWIAPHSAWLWNRAVLQPGNAATELLREAQAIVDADSVDDFFLRLERQGSVLRIDPEELPEKWRCATVNWRELEALRRIQQVVQLGRVQRITASEIQLERGSVATDAQTLHIDCTADGLARLEAKPLFSETEITLQSLFMCQQVFSAALTAKLALLNLSDEQRNAICEVVPHPEYKEDLPTCLTASLSNVVKAHRHAPLWLRRCRLNFLSHESLGSYLRSAYVARSVVPKAQLAVKRLLDDEPCRDHATPQP; from the coding sequence ATGCGCCGGCAAGAAGACATCACGGACTACCTCATCGTGGGCGCGGGCGCCATGGGCATGGCCTTCGCCGACGTGGTCTTCTCCGAGCGGCCCGACGCGCAGATCACCATCGTGGACCGCCGGGCGAAACCGGGTGGGCACTGGAATGACGCCTATCCCTTCGTGGCACTGCACCAGCCTGCTGCCTTCTATGGCGTAACGTCCGCCCGGCTGGGTGCGGGCGGCGCCGATCTCGCCTCGCATGCCCAGATCCTGGCCTATTACGAGCAGGTCATGAACCGCTTCCTCGCCAGCGGACGCGTGCGCTTCCTGCCCATGTGCGAGCACCGTGGCGGCGGCCGTGTCGTGTCGACGGTGGACGATAGCTTCACCGTGGATTTCACGGTGCGGGAGCGCACCGTCAACGCGAGCTACATGAATGTGGCGGTGCCAGCCACGCACGGGCCGCGCTATGAAGTCGACCCCGAGGTCCCGTTGGTGCCACCCAACGGCTTGGCACACATCGGCCGAGCCTGGCGTCGCTACGTCGTGATCGGCGCCGGCAAGACGGGAATCGACGCCATCCTCTTCCTGCTGGATCACGGCGTCGAGCCCGAACGAATCCACTGGATCGCGCCGCACAGCGCCTGGCTCTGGAATCGCGCGGTGCTGCAACCCGGCAACGCTGCCACCGAGTTGTTGAGAGAGGCGCAAGCCATCGTCGACGCCGACAGCGTCGATGACTTCTTCCTGCGCCTGGAGCGCCAGGGCAGCGTGCTCCGGATCGACCCGGAGGAGCTGCCTGAGAAGTGGCGTTGCGCCACCGTCAATTGGCGTGAGCTGGAAGCACTGCGCAGGATCCAGCAAGTGGTGCAGCTCGGGAGAGTGCAGCGCATCACGGCGAGTGAGATTCAGCTCGAGCGCGGCAGCGTGGCCACCGACGCGCAAACCCTTCACATCGACTGCACCGCCGATGGCCTTGCTCGGCTGGAAGCCAAGCCCTTGTTTTCGGAGACGGAGATCACGCTGCAGTCGCTCTTCATGTGCCAGCAGGTCTTCAGTGCCGCGCTCACCGCCAAGCTGGCGCTGTTGAATCTTAGCGACGAGCAGCGCAACGCGATCTGCGAGGTCGTCCCTCATCCGGAATACAAGGAAGACCTGCCCACCTGCCTCACCGCCAGCCTGTCCAATGTCGTGAAAGCGCACCGGCATGCGCCGTTGTGGTTGCGCCGTTGCCGGCTCAACTTCCTGAGCCACGAATCGCTGGGCAGTTACCTTCGGTCGGCCTATGTGGCGCGTAGCGTGGTGCCGAAAGCCCAGCTCGCCGTGAAGCGATTGCTCGACGACGAGCCCTGCCGCGACCACGCGACACCCCAGCCATGA
- a CDS encoding thiolase family protein: MSQVAPLPEERLPVIAAGARTPFLESAGAYADLMSYELGARALEGLLGRTGLPADAAEMVIMGTVVHEIETTNVAREAMLAAGMPSRTPAYTVAMAGISPNVGVMNLCDQVALGRLQLGIAGGTENFSDVPVRLSQNIRRSLMKLRQSRDTKERLKVLASLRPGDLKLDIPEGIDYTTGMTMGVSCERMVNGFGGTREASDAFAADSHARAIAARTQLSEQITPVSNKAGECVEEDDGPRADATPERLAKLKPAFDRDSGIITPGNASRFTDGAGALVIASREAAARHGLQPLAVVRDYLLGGVDSLEDEMLFGPAMTIPPLLARNGLAFADIGVWELHEAFAAQILINRDCMAEADFVRSRHGEGVPHGDIPLDRLNAWGGSLSLGNPFAATGVRLLMTAGQRMAAEGARYAVVSTCAGGGLGAALLLENPALAAG; this comes from the coding sequence ATGAGTCAGGTCGCCCCCTTGCCGGAAGAGCGCCTGCCGGTCATCGCCGCCGGCGCGCGGACGCCCTTTCTGGAAAGCGCCGGCGCCTATGCCGACCTGATGAGCTATGAGCTCGGCGCGCGTGCGCTGGAAGGTCTGCTGGGGCGCACGGGCCTGCCCGCCGACGCTGCCGAAATGGTCATCATGGGCACCGTCGTGCACGAGATCGAGACCACCAACGTGGCGCGCGAGGCCATGCTGGCCGCGGGCATGCCCAGCCGCACGCCGGCCTACACGGTGGCCATGGCCGGCATCTCGCCGAATGTGGGCGTCATGAATCTCTGCGATCAGGTTGCGCTCGGCCGCCTGCAGCTCGGCATCGCCGGCGGCACGGAGAACTTCTCGGATGTGCCTGTGCGGCTGTCGCAGAATATTCGACGCAGCCTCATGAAGCTGCGCCAGAGCCGCGACACCAAGGAGCGCCTGAAGGTGCTCGCCAGCCTGCGCCCGGGCGATCTCAAGCTCGACATTCCGGAGGGCATCGACTACACCACCGGCATGACCATGGGCGTGTCCTGCGAGCGCATGGTCAATGGCTTCGGTGGTACCAGAGAGGCCTCCGACGCTTTTGCCGCCGATAGCCATGCTCGCGCCATTGCCGCGCGCACCCAACTCTCCGAGCAGATCACGCCGGTGAGCAACAAGGCCGGCGAGTGCGTGGAGGAGGACGACGGTCCGCGCGCCGACGCCACGCCCGAGCGCTTGGCCAAGCTGAAGCCGGCCTTCGATCGCGACAGCGGCATCATCACTCCCGGCAACGCATCGCGCTTCACCGACGGCGCCGGCGCGCTGGTCATCGCCAGCCGCGAGGCCGCCGCCAGGCACGGCCTGCAGCCGTTGGCGGTGGTGCGCGATTACTTGCTGGGTGGCGTCGATAGCCTGGAAGACGAGATGCTCTTCGGCCCGGCCATGACCATTCCGCCGCTACTGGCGCGCAACGGCCTTGCTTTTGCCGACATCGGCGTCTGGGAGCTGCACGAGGCTTTCGCCGCGCAGATTCTCATCAACCGCGACTGCATGGCCGAGGCCGATTTCGTACGCAGCCGTCACGGCGAGGGCGTGCCGCACGGCGACATCCCGCTGGACCGTCTCAACGCCTGGGGCGGCTCGCTGTCGCTGGGCAATCCCTTCGCGGCCACCGGCGTGCGTCTTCTGATGACGGCCGGCCAGCGCATGGCGGCCGAAGGCGCGCGCTATGCGGTGGTCTCCACCTGCGCTGGCGGCGGGCTGGGCGCGGCGTTGTTGCTGGAGAACCCGGCGCTAGCGGCCGGTTAG
- a CDS encoding MaoC/PaaZ C-terminal domain-containing protein, whose amino-acid sequence MTAVKIPLTQLPHQLPNMLAMATGGLRSYVPLLRGKPGREQSQTMAPPPAALLDAYLTWAGVDAERFGDRIPPHFAVSQMALAMISRLTAQAPYPLLSVLNQGVRLRMNAPLPRGSRITLRGQLADASDDGYRARIHSALRMGTAEQPEALLIDAFAAVPLKKRPGSKPKTAAEPDYRTVGHWQAAADEGVTFFKLTGDFNPIHTLPAVARRTRFGGCIMHGYGAFAQVFETIRSAGVDIADIEVRFINALPLPSPQLSIQTAATADEEGRYALRLIDDAGTVYQVGSYIPAGGKA is encoded by the coding sequence ATGACCGCGGTCAAGATTCCCCTGACACAACTGCCCCATCAGCTGCCCAATATGCTGGCCATGGCCACCGGTGGCCTGCGTTCCTACGTGCCGCTTCTGCGTGGCAAGCCGGGCCGGGAACAGAGCCAGACCATGGCGCCGCCGCCCGCCGCTCTGCTTGACGCCTATCTGACCTGGGCCGGCGTCGACGCGGAGCGCTTCGGCGACCGGATCCCGCCGCACTTCGCGGTCAGCCAGATGGCACTGGCCATGATCTCGCGCTTGACCGCTCAGGCGCCTTATCCGCTGCTGTCGGTGCTCAACCAGGGCGTGCGCCTGCGCATGAATGCGCCGCTGCCGCGCGGCAGCCGCATCACCCTGCGCGGCCAGCTCGCCGACGCCAGCGACGACGGCTACCGCGCGCGTATCCACAGCGCGCTGCGCATGGGCACGGCCGAGCAGCCCGAAGCCCTGCTGATCGACGCCTTTGCCGCCGTGCCGCTGAAGAAGCGCCCCGGCAGCAAGCCGAAGACCGCAGCCGAACCCGATTACCGCACCGTCGGCCATTGGCAGGCCGCCGCTGATGAGGGCGTGACCTTCTTCAAGCTCACCGGCGACTTCAACCCCATCCACACGCTGCCCGCTGTGGCGCGTCGCACCCGCTTCGGCGGTTGCATCATGCACGGCTACGGCGCCTTCGCGCAGGTTTTCGAGACCATCCGAAGCGCTGGCGTGGACATCGCGGACATCGAGGTGCGTTTCATCAACGCACTGCCGCTGCCCAGCCCGCAGCTCTCCATCCAGACTGCCGCCACCGCCGACGAAGAAGGCCGCTACGCGCTACGGCTGATCGACGACGCTGGCACGGTCTATCAGGTCGGTAGCTATATTCCCGCCGGAGGCAAAGCATGA
- a CDS encoding AAA family ATPase produces the protein MAVNAAVTLERPLLVKGEPGTGKTQLALEVARALGAPVYDWAIKSTTKAQQGLYEYDAVSRLRDSQLGDDRVHDISNYIVKGKLWESFESDVKPVLLIDEIDKADIEFPNDLLRELDQMEFYVYETQKTVRARHRPIIIITSNNEKELPDAFLRRCFFHYIKFPDRETMQQIVDVHFPDIKKNLVKEAMEAFFGLRELPGLKKKPSTSELLDWLKLLVADDISPDVLRESSVKKSLPPLYGALLKNEQDVHLFERLAFMARRGQ, from the coding sequence ATGGCCGTTAACGCGGCCGTGACGCTGGAGCGCCCGTTGCTCGTCAAGGGCGAGCCCGGCACCGGCAAGACGCAGCTGGCGCTGGAAGTCGCGCGCGCCCTCGGCGCGCCGGTTTACGACTGGGCCATCAAGTCCACCACCAAGGCGCAGCAGGGTCTCTACGAGTACGACGCCGTTTCGCGGCTGCGCGACTCGCAGCTCGGCGACGATCGCGTCCACGACATCAGCAACTACATCGTCAAGGGCAAGCTCTGGGAGTCCTTCGAGTCCGACGTCAAGCCGGTGCTGCTCATCGACGAGATCGACAAGGCCGACATCGAGTTCCCCAACGATCTGCTGCGCGAACTCGACCAGATGGAGTTCTACGTCTACGAGACGCAGAAGACCGTGCGCGCCCGGCACCGGCCCATCATCATCATCACTTCGAACAACGAGAAGGAGCTGCCGGACGCCTTCCTGCGCCGCTGCTTCTTCCATTACATCAAGTTCCCGGACCGAGAGACGATGCAGCAGATCGTCGATGTGCACTTCCCGGACATCAAGAAGAATCTCGTCAAGGAAGCCATGGAAGCCTTCTTCGGCCTGCGCGAGCTGCCCGGGCTGAAGAAGAAGCCGTCGACTTCCGAGCTGCTCGACTGGCTCAAGCTGCTGGTGGCCGACGACATCTCCCCCGATGTGCTGCGCGAATCCAGCGTCAAGAAAAGTCTGCCGCCACTCTACGGTGCGTTGCTCAAGAACGAGCAGGATGTGCATCTCTTCGAGCGGCTGGCCTTCATGGCGCGGCGCGGTCAGTAA
- the moaB gene encoding molybdenum cofactor biosynthesis protein B, whose protein sequence is MSDGAQSKAFEPLKIAVLTVSDSRSIADDRSGDALQQRLEAAGHLLAARELVPDDIYRLRAVVSAWIADMAVQVVLVTGGTGVTGRDSTPEALTPLFDRHIEGFGELFRWLSFEEIGASTIQSRCTAGVANGTLVFALPGSTGACRTAWDRILASQLDARTKPCNFVSLIPRMRETAPSR, encoded by the coding sequence ATGAGCGACGGTGCCCAAAGCAAGGCCTTCGAGCCTCTGAAGATCGCGGTGCTGACCGTATCCGACTCGCGCAGCATCGCCGACGACCGCTCCGGCGATGCGCTGCAGCAGCGCCTGGAGGCGGCCGGCCACCTGCTCGCCGCGCGCGAGCTGGTACCCGACGACATCTACCGCCTGCGCGCGGTGGTTTCCGCCTGGATCGCGGACATGGCCGTGCAGGTGGTTCTGGTCACCGGCGGCACCGGCGTCACCGGCCGCGACAGCACGCCGGAGGCCCTGACACCGCTCTTCGACCGGCACATCGAGGGCTTCGGCGAACTCTTCCGCTGGCTGTCCTTCGAGGAGATCGGCGCGTCGACCATCCAGTCGCGCTGCACGGCGGGCGTGGCCAACGGCACGCTGGTCTTCGCTCTGCCCGGCTCCACGGGCGCCTGTCGCACGGCCTGGGATCGCATCCTCGCCTCGCAGCTCGACGCTCGCACCAAGCCCTGCAATTTCGTGTCGCTGATCCCGCGCATGCGCGAAACCGCCCCTTCGCGCTAA